The proteins below come from a single Lineus longissimus chromosome 5, tnLinLong1.2, whole genome shotgun sequence genomic window:
- the LOC135487450 gene encoding tumor necrosis factor alpha-induced protein 3-like, protein MPYQMKPTLPRSVSRSALVVRERLQEALDKDLKKPNEYDALVHYLETFAVFTSRLPSVRRRSCEYMRYFMNQVLDNNVDFELCDAKIINWWTPFLKKLFPFTTTGDGNCLLHAVSLAMWGCNDNSHFLRRLTYIVVSVDAPDEFRKRWLREQKYQDECESRLEIVLTSMQWQTQWEDILKQAEDRVQTTNVNATALESLEGIHIFVLANILRRPIIVLSETVQHDFQGQAIGYNHLGGIYLPLLWKPTDCVRTPIVLAYHSSHFVPMLSMMDPPDVDMSTETGKHGVPLVSSDLQQLPLHYLKEGEERESGNLLTLYLDVFETDMIVRGTHVPVLYAKFRFQDIDPEFNMIDGHMEMLDYTFQVQQGAEKTNLFPTLNNLDEPGQPLEPTAPTESLLSNMSEMSIHTVPRPDPPVVPPSMATSQAPGQMNASTENIFFPSQRSAASYPPRQTQTPVTQVNASASYPPPRRSPEYRDVSISGEECITPSCSFYSSMETYPYCHECKAKLKKMRSSQHLPGVREDEESGHSLSASRLSSTGPNDEVFGDPQFRMPSILERQRSLSYEEELEHDLQHRRDEQPHSIPYTANRVGCLYPDCPKRGKGICEGKCHEHYRDIGSRDLHMLRTGENRPRSRSHYDQMIPRTEREGERGVRANRVTASASETRRTGSESPRTGRSGAPEPGTRSLENTNTPASAATYPPMSPVRIGQSRGRVPGNILEPTSMRLPETCRTPGCTNLGYERSEGFCQTCFNAISLATAGMARNPKQSDMGFPPTPRLPCRTPNCMIYAKPDMEGYCELCFHRLFDEQPGSVLSSVSESTRPNPPQSPTNLQQPRAEKCPVPTCDRYGDPAYRGMCKQCLDLQTQTRRTGLELKRNPERQNPTRNPTAGPTTTCSEVHTVYETAQKEIIERASKKATGRCKNSRCQNYGNASCHGYCNSCYQSMQ, encoded by the exons ATGCCCTACCAAATGAAACCTACCCTGCCACGGAGCGTATCTCGATCCGCCCTTGTCGTAAGAGAACGCCTCCAAGAAGCACTCGACAAAGATCTGAAAAAACCCAACGAATATGATGCACTAGTCCATTACCTTGAAACGTTTGCTGTCTTCACTTCCCGACTGCCTTCAGTGAGGAGACGGTCATGTGAATATATGCGTTATTTCATGAatcaagtcttggataataacGTTGACTTTGAACTCTGTGATGCTAAGATTATTAACTGGTGGACACCGTTTCTGAAGAAGTTATTCCCATTTACTACAACGG GTGATGGCAACTGCCTCCTTCATGCTGTATCCCTAGCGATGTGGGGCTGCAATGACAACAGCCACTTCCTGCGGCGACTGACGTACATCGTGGTTTCCGTAGATGCGCCTGACGAGTTTCGAAAGCGGTGGCTGCGGGAACAAAAGTACCAGGATGAGTGTGAGAGTCGTCTAGAGATTGTGTTGACCAGCATG CAATGGCAAACGCAATGGGAGGACATCCTGAAGCAAGCAGAAGACCGAGTTCAGACGACGAATGTAAACGCCACGGCATTGGAAAGCCTGGAAGGAATTCATATATTCGTCTTAGCTAACATTTTACGCCGACCTATCATTGTGTTGAGCGAGACTGTCCAGCATGACTTTCAAGGTCAGGCCATCGGATACAACCATTTGGGTGGGATATATCTCCCATTGCTATGGAAACCAACGGATTGTGTGCGGACGCCTATTGTGCTGGCTTATCATTCCAGTCACTTTGTGCCCATGTTGAGTATGATGGATCCGCCAGACGTTGATATGTCGACGGAGACTGGTAAACATGGCGTACCATTAGTCAGTAGCGACTTGCAGCAGTTGCCGTTACATTATCTAAAAGAGGGCGAAGAACGTGAGAGTGGCAACCTGTTGACTTTATACCTCGATGTGTTTGAGACTGACATGATCGTCCGGGGCACTCATGTACCAGTTTTATACGCAAAGTTTCGTTTTCAAGACATTGATCCCGAGTTCAACATGATAGACGGTCACATGGAAATGTTAGATTACACCTTTCAGGTTCAGCAGGGTGCAGAGAAGACTAACCTCTTCCCCACCTTGAACAATCTAGATGAACCTGGTCAACCACTTGAACCCACTGCTCCCACAGAGTCTTTGCTCTCGAATATGAGTGAAATGTCTATACATACTGTGCCCCGACCTGATCCTCCTGTAGTGCCTCCATCCATGGCAACATCACAGGCTCCTGGACAGATGAACGCTTCCACAGAAAATATCTTCTTCCCTTCACAGAGGAGTGCGGCTTCATACCCGCCCCGTCAAACTCAGACACCTGTGACGCAAGTGAATGCATCTGCGTCTTACCCTCCTCCACGGCGGTCACCTGAATATCGGGATGTGTCTATATCCGGCGAGGAGTGCATAACTCCGTCTTGTTCTTTCTACTCCTCAATGGAGACGTATCCGTACTGCCACGAGTGCAAGGCAAAGTTGAAGAAGATGAGGAGTAGCCAGCACCTACCTGGAGTTAGAGAAGACGAGGAGAGTGGGCACTCACTGTCTGCCTCCCGTTTGTCATCTACCGGTCCTAACGATGAGGTATTTGGTGACCCGCAGTTTCGGATGCCAAGTATACTTGAAAGGCAACGCAGTTTGAGTTATGAAGAGGAGTTGGAACATGATTTGCAGCATCGGCGTGATGAGCAACCACATAGTATTCCGTATACTGCCAATAGGGTTGGCTGTTTGTATCCTGACTGCCCAAAACGTGGTAAGGGCATTTGTGAGGGAAAGTGCCATGAACATTATAGAGACATTGGGTCTCGAGATCTGCACATGTTACGCACCGGAGAAAACCGGCCAAGGAGTAGGTCGCACTATGACCAGATGATACCTAGAACTGAGAGGGAGGGTGAGAGAGGTGTAAGGGCAAACAGAGTGACAGCCAGTGCCAGTGAGACAAGAAGGACAGGCAGTGAGAGTCCTAGAACTGGACGCAGTGGAGCACCTGAACCTGGAACCAGAAGTCTCGAAAATACAAATACGCCAGCTTCTGCTGCTACCTATCCGCCAATGTCCCCTGTAAGAATCGGGCAAAGTCGTGGTCGAGTTCCCGGTAATATTCTCGAGCCCACATCGATGAGGTTGCCAGAAACGTGTAGGACACCTGGCTGCACCAACCTGGGGTATGAGCGATCGGAGGGTTTCTGTCAAACATGCTTCAACGCTATATCGTTAGCGACAGCAGGAATGGCTCGTAACCCAAAACAGTCAGATATGG GATTCCCACCCACTCCCCGCCTTCCGTGCCGAACTCCAAACTGTATGATCTATGCTAAGCCAGATATGGAAGGATATTGTGAACTGTGTTTCCACAGACTCTTTGATGAGCAACCTGGTTCAG ttttatcaTCAGTCTCTGAATCAACCAGACCAAACCCTCCACAAAGCCCAACAAATTTACAACAACCAAGGGCAGAGAAATGTCCTGTTCCTACTTGTGATCGGTACGGGGACCCCGCATACAGAGGTATGTGTAAGCAATGCCTGGATCTACAGACACAGACAAGAAGGACAGGGTTAGAACTTAAACGGAACCCAGAGCGCCAAAATCCAACAAGAAATCCTACAGCTGGGCCCACAACAACCTGTTCTGAAGTTCATACGGTCTATGAAACCGCTCAGAAAGAGATCATTGAGAGGGCGAGTAAAAAAGCGACCGGGCGCTGTAAAAATTCACGTTGCCAGAATTATGGGAATGCGTCCTGTCATGGTTATTGTAACAGCTGCTACCAGTCTATGCAGTAG
- the LOC135487451 gene encoding thyroxine 5-deiodinase-like, with protein sequence MDMNDVWFRVKGTLKTILSIILLAAAMPILKIIFVASPTFRRDMAAWTEKIFQGSPIQIDDPSLGVSWAMIKHILFSIRFLTFCCVHPGQKAHNSRLLLLDGKTETRLFDYMKKNRPLVVNFGSCTSPAWVAKLGDFRQLVKDFTDVATFVTVYIKEAHPTDGWKINSNNYKVASHQCIQERVKAAKHLEAFRLPCPVVVDLMDNNGTYAYAAASERLYIIQNEYCLFKGGIGPEDYRVDDVREWLKYCARHKTKV encoded by the coding sequence ATGGACATGAATGATGTTTGGTTCCGGGTCAAGGGGACCTTGAAGACCATCCTGTCGATCATCCTCCTGGCAGCCGCCATGCCCATCTTAAAGATCATCTTCGTGGCATCGCCCACCTTCAGACGAGACATGGCGGCCTGGACGGAAAAGATCTTCCAAGGTTCGCCCATCCAGATTGATGATCCGTCGCTAGGTGTCTCCTGGGCGATGATCAAACACATCCTCTTCTCCATCCGGTTCCTCACCTTCTGCTGCGTACATCCGGGACAGAAAGCACATAACTCTCGTCTGCTACTCTTGGACGGAAAAACGGAAACGAGGCTCTTTGACTACATGAAAAAAAACCGTCCCCTGGTTGTGAACTTTGGAAGTTGCACCTCACCCGCTTGGGTTGCAAAACTAGGAGACTTCAGACAACTTGTGAAAGATTTCACAGACGTCGCGACGTTTGTGACTGTTTATATCAAGGAAGCACATCCCACAGACGGTTGGAAGATCAATTCAAACAATTACAAGGTTGCCTCTCACCAATGCATCCAGGAGAGGGTGAAGGCCGCAAAACACCTGGAGGCATTCCGTCTTCCCTGCCCAGTGGTCGTCGATCTTATGGACAACAACGGCACGTACGCTTACGCGGCCGCGTCTGAGCGTCTCTACATCATACAGAACGAATATTGCCTCTTTAAAGGCGGCATTGGGCCGGAGGATTACAGAGTGGACGATGTCAGAGAGTGGTTAAAATATTGTGCAAGGCATAAAACAAAAGTATAA